TGGCCGCGCCGCTCGACCAGGAAAGTCAGCACCCGCATCACCTTGGGTTCGAGCCTGATCTCCTGATCGCCCTGTAACAGACTGTGTCTGGGCGGATCGACCAGCCAATCACCCAACCGGAACGGCCGGTCGGCAAGCGCGGAGCGATTTTCAGTCTCAGAATCGGCGCCTTTTTTCCCCTCCATCGATCCTCGGTCCCTGATCTGGCCAGCCTGATTCCCGGCCCGGTTGAACCAAAGCATAGCCCCTTTCCGAAAGGTTGGAAATCGGTTGGCATACCAACGCAACACTTTCTTGGCACTGGTCAGACCCTACCCCAAAGGGGCGGTCACCGGCCGTATGGAGAAACCACCTGGGATGGACCACCGCTCCCTCCGACTGACGGAAGCCGCCCGGGCGATCAGCGGAACTGCTTCAGGGCCGCGTCGAAGTGGAAGCCATGGGCGGCCAGATGGCCCTCCAGTTCGCCCCGGTCGAGCCTCAGGGCGCGGACGAGGTCGTCGAGGTCCCGGTAGTCGTTGCGCAGGCGGGTGTTGACGAGGCTGTAGAGCATGGCGGGATCCATGGTCCGATAATCCTTGAGTCCCGTCATGCCGCCACCACCCCCGTCCCGGGGAGCTGCGGCCGGCGGCGCGTCTCGAAGCGTTTCCAGGCCTTCTCATGGAAGAAGAAGGCCACGGTGTTCACCAGGGGCTCCACCAGGGCCACGGTCCCCCCCCACCACCACGTCCCCCGTGAGGGCCCAGGCGACGCCGAAGGCCACCGTGAAGTGCATCACCGCGAAGGTCGCTGTCTTGGTCATGGTCGTGTCTCCATCATGTCTCGTGTTCATATGGGACATGATGATAATGATTTCTATTTATATTAGAAGGCAATTATTTCTATGTTTTTAATAGTTTTTCACTATTCGAAGGCGCCGCCATCCGGCTGTCTCCACTCCCCACTATCCACCGTGGTTTCCGCGGGGCACCCCGGCCGGGATAATCGCGACTGATCCCTTCGCCGAACCGAGACAGAAATCATGGGCCCGCATATCGTCTTCACCTGGGAGCTGGGCAGCGGCTACGGCCACATCGCCGGCTTCCTGCCCCTGGCCCGGGAACTCTCACGCCTGGGCTGCACCGTTTCCTGCATCCTGCGGGACCTGTCCAATGTGGGGCGTTTCGAGCTGCCCCGGGGCAATCGAGTCTTCCAGGCTCCCATCTGGCTGTCCCGTAAAGGCGACTACCCGCCGGTGGGCAACTACTCGGAACCCGCTGTTCCGCCAGGGTTCATCTCGAACCCGAGGCGCTGCTCGGCGTGACCCGGGGCTGACAGGGGGCCTTCCGACCTGCTGGATCCCGACCTCATCATCTGCGACCACTCCCCCACCGCCCTGGCGGCGGCCCACGGCATCTCCACGCCGGCGGGCCTTCCTGGGCACGGGCTTCTTCTCACCGCCCGATGCCAGTCCCTGGCCCAGCCTGCGACCCGGAGAGGGGTGGCGCCAGAGCGCCTCTCGGTGCCGCAGGGGACGAAGGACATTGCTTGGCAGCGAAAAAGCAAAGGTCTTTGGGATCAGAGCGCTCTCGTGCCGCTTCCAGGAACGGGGGGCGAGACTACCTCCAGGAGGTAAAGATTGTTCGGCCCCAGCCGTTAGGTGATCTAATTGGTCGGTATCGGCATAAAAACTGTACGTCGACGGCCACGAGGGTAAGATCTGGGAGCCAATGCCCGGAAAGAGTTTGAACACGGAGGAGGCTTATATGCCCTTGCAGCAGGTTTTACACGCCCTGGTGCCAGAAGAATCTGGATCTCTGCAGGAGACGCTGCAGGAAGTGGTCCGATCAATGCGCAAACACCTTTATATGCTCATGAGTCCCGACTTCTCGTCAGGACGCGAGTCGGAACATGCTGATTCTTTCAGTGTCCTGCCGTTCGGTGATGAATTTTGCCAGGGAATGGGTTTTGGCGGAACTCAAGAGAAATTCCGGCAGCGTGTTGCGTAGCGCATGAGTGACGACGAGTTCCGATGGGGGAATACCGGGTCGGATGGTCCGCAGCCACGAGCCGAAGGAATTCCAGATGAGCTGCGGGAAAACCACCGAGAGATACTGAAGCAAGCCTTGAGCGACGACGCCGGCCTGCATGAAGACGTGGTAGGCGTGGATCTTGCGTTTGACGTTCTCGCGATACCTGAGCGTTTCCCGGTGCAGGTATTGATTGCCGTTGCGGCGTTTGAGCGGCTTCATGTCCTGCATCCAGAAGTGATAGGCGAAGGTGCCGATCTGTCGGACGGCCTGCTTGAAGCTGTGCTCGATCTTGAAGCGCAGGCCGTAGAGGCGAATGATCTCGACGGCGTCCAGGGCGACGTCGGTGCACATCAGCAGGGAAGAGCCTCTGGTCGGGTGGATGACGGCGACGAAGCGCACGAGCTGTCCGGCGGGCCGCCAGAGCAGGTCTCGGACCTGGTACCGAATCGTGACGTTGTCCTCGCCGTAGACGGGGCTTGGCGCGGATTGGAAGTCGTTCGTGTCATTCAGCAGTGACCTGAGATTGAGCTTCTTCCCGTAGCGTCTCGGCCGGCCCCTTTTCCTCGGGCCGCGCTGGCGATAGGGGGTGTAAGCGACGGCATTGGATCGGACGCGGGTGACGAGATGGTTGCCCTCGGCGATGAGGCCGCGCACCATCTTGCCGGCGGCGTAGTAGGCATCGGCAACGTAGTAGAAGGGTTCCGTGATGGCCACGGTCTGAATCAGGGCGAGCATCTTGTCGAGCAGGGTGCGCCGGTCGCGATTGGAGAAGACGAGGCCCTCGTGGATGCGCACGGCGAGGGGGACAGCGAAGACGCTTTGGTCGGCCTCAACCAGCAGGCTCACCGCCTGAAGGGAGTGTCCCATGATGTATTCGGGCTTGGTGTTGGCGTCGGACTGCTGATGCAATAGCTTCACGGCGGGCATCTTCTTGCCGCGCTTGGGGACTTTGATCCCGTCCCCGACCATGACGCGGCGGCCGTTGACGAGCAGCGGCGCGGGAAAGAGCCGCAGCACGGCCTGGGTCCACAGCGCCGCGAGCCGCTCGAGCTTGATGGCGCGGCTGTGGAACGAATCCAGCAGGTTGTCGTAGAAGCGGGGCTTGAGGGCGAGCGCCCGCACGAGGCTGGTCACGCCTAAAAGATCGCCTCGCACGGTGAGACCGGCCACGGCGGTGGCGAACCACAGGAAGGTGCGCAGGCGCGAGAACGCCGGACGCAGCAGCCAGATTGCTTTCCACCAGGACTCCCATAGCGACATCGTCCACCTCCCATGAAGTGAATGAAACGGTGATCTGGCCCGCCGCGCGGGGCCGGTTATGGAGAAGGCGTGCCGGGCTCGGGCTCCTGGACTTCCACGGCCATCACGGCCGAGAGCACCGCCAGGCGCTCGGCGGGCGGCAGGGCCTCGTAGCGGCGGGCCCAGCTCACCGCCTTGCGCTTGATGCGTTGGCGGTCCGTGAAGTTCTTGCCCGCATAGCGCGCCCAGTGCAGGCGCTCGACGCTGAAGTTGAACCACAGCTTCTCGGTGACGACGCCCGCCTGGTTCATCACCTGAAGCTCGAGGCTGCGCCACCCGGCCAGCCGCTCGTCGTAGAGCGCCGAGGGGTAGCCGGAGAGGATCACGTGACAGGGCAGGCGCTTGAGCAGCTCGAGCAACGCCACGTGGTCGTGCTCTTCGTAGTCGAAACG
The Gammaproteobacteria bacterium DNA segment above includes these coding regions:
- a CDS encoding DUF4250 domain-containing protein → MTGLKDYRTMDPAMLYSLVNTRLRNDYRDLDDLVRALRLDRGELEGHLAAHGFHFDAALKQFR
- a CDS encoding transposase, with protein sequence MSLWESWWKAIWLLRPAFSRLRTFLWFATAVAGLTVRGDLLGVTSLVRALALKPRFYDNLLDSFHSRAIKLERLAALWTQAVLRLFPAPLLVNGRRVMVGDGIKVPKRGKKMPAVKLLHQQSDANTKPEYIMGHSLQAVSLLVEADQSVFAVPLAVRIHEGLVFSNRDRRTLLDKMLALIQTVAITEPFYYVADAYYAAGKMVRGLIAEGNHLVTRVRSNAVAYTPYRQRGPRKRGRPRRYGKKLNLRSLLNDTNDFQSAPSPVYGEDNVTIRYQVRDLLWRPAGQLVRFVAVIHPTRGSSLLMCTDVALDAVEIIRLYGLRFKIEHSFKQAVRQIGTFAYHFWMQDMKPLKRRNGNQYLHRETLRYRENVKRKIHAYHVFMQAGVVAQGLLQYLSVVFPQLIWNSFGSWLRTIRPGIPPSELVVTHALRNTLPEFLLSSAKTHSLAKFITERQDTERISMFRLAS
- a CDS encoding DNA methylase; the encoded protein is MGSYFGSKATSGLCQAIIALMPPHDTYIESHLGGGAIMQRKPPALVNIGIDRNRRALAKFECPYPVELVHGCAHRFLAEYAYRGRELIYSDPPYLQPTRRGERRYRFDYEEHDHVALLELLKRLPCHVILSGYPSALYDERLAGWRSLELQVMNQAGVVTEKLWFNFSVERLHWARYAGKNFTDRQRIKRKAVSWARRYEALPPAERLAVLSAVMAVEVQEPEPGTPSP